In the Dama dama isolate Ldn47 chromosome 13, ASM3311817v1, whole genome shotgun sequence genome, one interval contains:
- the LOC133068424 gene encoding cathepsin G-like yields MRALLLLVAFLLFPRARAGQIIGGREARPHSRPYMAFILIRTPVGLKVCGGFLVRDDFVMTAAHCLGSQMNVILGAHNVRTLEGTQQRIPVLRPIPHPGYSPQSHRNDIMLLQLANRVQRNRFVRPVPLPQTQNRLRPGTRCTVAGWGLTGLNTRTDTLQYVQLRVQRDRLCSRRFTSYNGRTQICVGDPRQRKSAFLGDSGGPLVCNNVAQGVVSYGDRMGTPPAVFTRISSFLPWIRRTMRRFKE; encoded by the exons ATGCGGGCACTCCTGCTCCTGGTGGCCTTTCTCCTGTTCCCCAGGGCTCGGGCAG GGCAGATCATCGGAGGCCGAGAGGCCAGGCCCCATTCCCGCCCCTACATGGCATTTATTCTGATCCGAACTCCAGTAGGTCTGAAAGTTTGTGGGGGGTTCCTGGTGCGTGACGACTTTGTGATGACAGCAGCTCACTGCCTGGGAAG CCAAATGAATGTCATCCTGGGGGCCCACAACGTCAGGACACTGGAAGGCACACAGCAGCGCATCCCTGTGCTCAGACCCATCCCCCACCCCGGGTACAGTCCGCAGAGCCACAGGAATGACATCATGTTACTGCAG CTGGCGAACAGAGTCCAGCGTAATCGATTCGTGAGGCCGGTGCCTCTGCCTCAGACTCAGAACAGACTCAGGCCTGGGACCCGGTGCACCGTGGCCGGCTGGGGCCTGACTGGTCTGAACACGAGAACAGACACGCTCCAGTATGTGCAGCTGAGGGTGCAGAGGGATAGGTTGTGCAGTAGACGCTTCACGTCATACAATGGCCGAACACAGATCTGTGTGGGGGACCCGAGACAGAGGAAGTCTGCCTTTCTG GGGGACTCCGGGGGCCCCCTCGTGTGTAACAATGTGGCCCAGGGCGTTGTCTCCTATGGAGACAGGATGGGGACCCCTCCAGCAGTCTTCACCAGAATTTCCAGCTTCCTGCCCTGGATAAGGAGAACAATGAGACGCTTCAAAGAGTGA
- the LOC133067951 gene encoding cathepsin G-like translates to MRPLLLLVAFLLFPRARAGQIIGGQEARPHSHPYMAYIQTLTPAGLTICRGFLVREDFVMTGTHCLGSQINVILGIDSVTASEWTQQRIPVLRPIPHPRYNQRNNRNDIMLLQVKTLCWRRVRQNEAMKLVALPQTEEMLDPGTQCTVAGWGLTGLNRRAVTLQEVQLTIQRDGECHSLFDFYTGQKQICVGDPREGKSTFLGDSGGPLVCNNVAQGVVSYGDRMGTPPAVFTRISSFLPWIRRTMRRFKEWRPE, encoded by the exons ATGCGGCCGCTCCTGCTCCTGGTGGCCTTTCTCCTGTTCCCCAGGGCTCGGGCAG GGCAGATCATCGGAGGCCAAGAGGCCAGGCCCCATTCCCACCCCTACATGGCATATATTCAGACCCTGACACCAGCAGGTTTGACCATCTGTAGGGGGTTCCTGGTGCGTGAAGACTTTGTGATGACAGGAACTCATTGCTTGGGAAG ccaaataaatgtcaTCTTGGGGATCGACAGTGTCACCGCTTCTGAATGGACGCAGCAGCGCATCCCTGTTCTCagacccatcccccaccccagatACAATCAGCGGAACAACCGGAATGACATCATGTTACTGCAGGTAAAGACCCTCTG CTGGCGTCGAGTCAGACAGAATGAAGCCATGAAGCTGGTAGCTCTGCCTCAGACAGAGGAAATGCTGGACCCTGGGACCCAGTGCACTGTGGCCGGCTGGGGCCTCACCGGGCTGAACAGGAGAGCAGTCACACTCCAGGAGGTGCAGCTGACAATTCAGAGGGATGGAGAGTGTCACAGTCTCTTTGATTTCTACACTGGCCAAAAGCAGATCTGTGTGGGGGACCCAAGAGAGGGGAAGTCCACCTTCCTG GGGGACTCCGGGGGCCCCCTCGTGTGTAACAATGTGGCCCAGGGCGTTGTCTCCTATGGAGACAGGATGGGGACCCCTCCAGCAGTCTTCACCAGAATTTCCAGCTTCCTGCCCTGGATAAGGAGAACAATGAGACGCTTCAAAGAGTGGAGACCAGAGTGA